A portion of the Acidisarcina polymorpha genome contains these proteins:
- a CDS encoding HAD family hydrolase has translation MTLKLPEGPFKAYLFDCDGTIVDSMPLHYLAWKRIFAEHGCEFSERTHYSLGGMPTEEIVAMLNTQQGLDMSPSAVALQKEDYYYEIIHQLEAVPEVIEHIDASYGKIPFAVVSGGTRDSVTRSLNTLGILDRFETLVCAEDYQNSKPHPEPYLTAAKRLGIAPEDCLVFEDTEIGIQAATAAGMASVKIPQPWERAKAVSVTAAGA, from the coding sequence ATGACACTGAAACTGCCTGAAGGCCCATTCAAAGCCTACCTCTTCGATTGTGATGGAACGATCGTCGATTCGATGCCGTTGCATTACCTTGCCTGGAAGCGGATCTTCGCCGAACACGGCTGCGAGTTCAGTGAGCGCACGCATTATTCGCTGGGCGGAATGCCGACCGAAGAGATTGTTGCGATGCTAAATACGCAACAGGGTCTCGATATGTCGCCCTCTGCTGTCGCGCTCCAGAAGGAAGACTACTACTACGAGATCATCCACCAGCTTGAGGCAGTTCCCGAGGTGATCGAGCATATCGATGCCAGCTATGGCAAAATTCCGTTCGCCGTCGTTTCCGGCGGAACCCGCGATTCGGTGACCAGGTCGCTAAATACTCTGGGAATCCTCGATCGCTTTGAGACGCTGGTCTGCGCGGAGGATTATCAGAACAGTAAGCCGCATCCCGAGCCATATCTCACTGCCGCAAAGAGGCTTGGCATCGCTCCAGAGGACTGCCTGGTCTTTGAGGATACGGAGATTGGCATCCAGGCGGCGACTGCGGCGGGAATGGCGTCCGTGAAAATTCCCCAACCGTGGGAGAGAGCGAAAGCTGTCTCGGTCACTGCGGCAGGGGCTTGA